From the genome of Legionella beliardensis:
TATCAGGTTGAAGGTTTATTTATGAAAAACTGGGAACAAGATGATAACGATAGCTTTTGCTCTGCTGCCATTGACTTGGCAGACGCACAAGCCGTGGCAAATCAACTGGATATTCCGCTACATACTGTTAATTTTTCTGAAGAATATTGGCATGACGTTTTTGCCCATTTTTTGCAGGAATATGAAGCCGGCCGCACACCCAACCCAGACGTTCTTTGCAATAAAGAAATTAAATTTAAAGCCTTCTTAAACCATGCCTTAGGTTTAGGTGCAGATTATATTGCTACAGGACATTACGCTCGAGGCGAGCAGGGTCGTTTATTTAAAGCTAAGGATAGAGACAAAGATCAAACATATTTCTTGCATGCAGTTGACAAAGAAGCATTAGCAAAAACCTTGTTTCCTATAGGAAATTATTTAAAAAGCGAAATTCGCACCTTGGCTACTAAGTTAGAGTTAGTGACTTCGCATAAGAAAGACTCAACTGGAATTTGCTTTATTGGTGAGAAGCGTTTTAAATCATTCCTTAATGAGTTTATTTTAGCCAAGCCAGGTGAGATCCAAAGTGCAGACGGCAAGTTCTTGGGCAAGCACGATGGACTCATGTTT
Proteins encoded in this window:
- the mnmA gene encoding tRNA 2-thiouridine(34) synthase MnmA, coding for MKKKVIVGMSGGVDSSVAAWLLKEEGYQVEGLFMKNWEQDDNDSFCSAAIDLADAQAVANQLDIPLHTVNFSEEYWHDVFAHFLQEYEAGRTPNPDVLCNKEIKFKAFLNHALGLGADYIATGHYARGEQGRLFKAKDRDKDQTYFLHAVDKEALAKTLFPIGNYLKSEIRTLATKLELVTSHKKDSTGICFIGEKRFKSFLNEFILAKPGEIQSADGKFLGKHDGLMFYTIGQRQGLGIGGRQDSPDEPWYVVDKDIKTNTLIVAQGKDHPMLYVQGLICSPVHWLEPYEDKLPLTCYAKTRYRQPDQACVLSPALDKGHCVMFSTPQRAITPGQYIVFYERNQCLGGAIIEQIIR